A genomic window from Streptomyces mirabilis includes:
- a CDS encoding ADP-ribosylglycohydrolase family protein, whose amino-acid sequence MITMPAAVLDSLHGLAFGDAFGDRWFAILRRDGPAALEARTLPAEPLWRWSDDTAQAVVLVQELAVGGGTVDQDRLARRFAAAYAGDTHRGYGASMHDVLRRIGAGEPWREVVAGQFGGQGSWGNGAAMRAAPLGAWHAADLDAAAEQAARQGVVSHHHPEAVAAAVAVTLAAALATRGRGEPAPARPDFLHAVAERLPDSDVRSGVRVAARMPERTSVRHAAEVLGSGYRMSGPDTVPYALWCAASHLDDLHEGLWFTVAGRGDIDTTCAIAGGVIAARTGVAALPPAWHAAREPLPPLASE is encoded by the coding sequence ATGATCACCATGCCTGCCGCCGTGCTGGACTCGTTGCACGGACTCGCCTTCGGGGACGCATTCGGCGACCGGTGGTTCGCCATCCTGCGCCGGGACGGCCCGGCGGCCCTGGAGGCGCGGACGCTGCCCGCGGAACCGCTGTGGCGGTGGAGTGACGACACCGCCCAGGCGGTCGTCCTTGTCCAGGAACTTGCCGTTGGCGGCGGCACCGTCGACCAGGACCGCCTCGCCCGGCGCTTCGCGGCCGCCTACGCCGGCGACACGCATCGCGGCTACGGAGCCTCGATGCATGACGTGCTCCGCCGGATCGGCGCGGGCGAGCCCTGGCGGGAGGTGGTCGCTGGGCAGTTCGGCGGCCAGGGCTCCTGGGGTAACGGCGCAGCGATGCGCGCCGCGCCGCTCGGCGCCTGGCACGCCGCCGATCTCGACGCGGCCGCCGAGCAGGCCGCCCGCCAGGGCGTGGTCTCGCACCACCACCCGGAGGCGGTGGCCGCGGCGGTGGCCGTCACCCTTGCCGCCGCCCTGGCAACCCGTGGCCGGGGCGAGCCCGCTCCGGCCCGCCCGGACTTCCTCCACGCCGTCGCCGAACGCCTCCCCGACAGCGACGTCCGGTCGGGAGTGCGGGTCGCGGCCCGGATGCCGGAGCGCACCTCGGTCCGGCACGCTGCGGAGGTCCTGGGCTCCGGCTACCGGATGTCCGGGCCCGACACCGTCCCGTACGCCCTGTGGTGCGCGGCGAGTCACCTCGACGACCTGCACGAGGGCCTGTGGTTCACGGTCGCCGGACGCGGCGACATCGACACCACCTGCGCCATCGCGGGCGGGGTGATCGCCGCCCGAACGGGAGTCGCCGCCCTTCCCCCTGCCTGGCACGCCGCCCGCGAACCGCTGCCCCCGCTCGCGTCGGAGTGA
- a CDS encoding RICIN domain-containing protein, whose translation MRRFRGWGHCLDSNSAGDVHANGCNGGNNQLWQVVQPAVGSAVMVRSTATRLCLYQTPGGLYGTTTCDRNARTQRWTIG comes from the coding sequence CTGCGAAGATTCAGAGGATGGGGCCACTGCCTCGACAGCAACTCGGCCGGGGACGTCCACGCCAACGGGTGCAACGGTGGGAACAACCAGCTGTGGCAGGTCGTCCAACCCGCGGTGGGAAGTGCCGTCATGGTCCGAAGCACGGCGACCCGCCTCTGCCTCTACCAGACCCCTGGCGGCCTGTACGGGACGACGACGTGTGACCGCAATGCGCGCACTCAGCGGTGGACCATCGGCTGA
- a CDS encoding LPXTG cell wall anchor domain-containing protein, whose translation MKFRPAVIAAAASVALFAGSPAAWAAEDPGSLPACTDVSTAYGGYEQDEVTASVDVGATVLMAGGDWQPARGSVTNVGKRDLPAVVASAYPWLQTEDPELADMSDFVKVEARTADGGWQPLDGSGRIDAPPLKPGETRTYELRVRVVKDVPKTLGGSEFAFTGTFADVYRFPDTGKEVACAGVAYGNDTFRIQQRTATSPTPKPTTAKPTPSATKPTSTPSPTDSATAAPTSPPATTSAPPAAPSDTHGEMAETGTSNATVPLAVGAGALAVLGVGAVLFARRRRG comes from the coding sequence ATGAAGTTCCGTCCGGCCGTGATCGCGGCCGCCGCCTCCGTCGCCCTGTTCGCCGGCTCGCCCGCAGCCTGGGCGGCAGAGGACCCTGGGTCTCTGCCCGCGTGCACCGACGTGTCGACCGCATACGGCGGCTACGAGCAGGACGAGGTGACAGCCTCGGTCGACGTGGGGGCCACCGTGCTGATGGCGGGCGGCGACTGGCAGCCGGCCAGGGGCTCCGTGACGAACGTCGGCAAGCGGGATCTGCCGGCGGTCGTGGCGAGTGCCTACCCCTGGCTTCAGACCGAGGACCCGGAGCTGGCCGACATGAGCGACTTCGTGAAGGTGGAGGCACGGACCGCGGACGGCGGGTGGCAGCCGCTGGACGGCTCCGGCAGGATCGACGCGCCTCCGTTGAAGCCCGGCGAGACGAGGACGTACGAGCTGCGCGTGCGCGTCGTCAAGGACGTCCCGAAGACGCTCGGGGGCTCCGAATTCGCCTTCACGGGCACCTTCGCGGACGTCTACCGCTTCCCGGACACCGGCAAGGAAGTCGCCTGCGCGGGCGTCGCCTACGGCAACGACACCTTCCGGATCCAGCAGCGGACAGCCACCAGCCCGACCCCGAAGCCCACCACCGCGAAGCCGACGCCGAGCGCCACCAAGCCGACCTCGACGCCCTCACCGACGGACTCGGCAACGGCCGCCCCGACGTCGCCGCCCGCCACCACGTCCGCTCCGCCCGCCGCGCCGTCGGACACCCACGGGGAGATGGCCGAGACCGGCACCTCGAACGCCACCGTCCCCCTCGCCGTTGGCGCCGGGGCTCTCGCCGTGCTCGGCGTGGGAGCGGTGCTGTTCGCCCGCCGCCGCAGGGGCTGA